One segment of Olsenella uli DSM 7084 DNA contains the following:
- the rpmA gene encoding 50S ribosomal protein L27 — protein MAHKKGLGSSRNGRDSNAQRLGTKIFGGQAVRAGQIIVRQRGTHITPGENVGRGKDDTLFALADGTVEFVRGAKHYVHVRTA, from the coding sequence ATGGCTCACAAGAAAGGCCTCGGCTCCTCTCGCAATGGCCGCGACTCCAACGCACAACGCCTTGGCACCAAGATCTTTGGTGGCCAGGCGGTGAGGGCAGGCCAGATCATCGTCCGTCAGCGCGGCACGCACATCACTCCGGGCGAGAACGTCGGGCGTGGCAAGGATGACACGCTGTTTGCGCTCGCCGACGGTACTGTCGAGTTCGTGAGGGGCGCCAAGCACTACGTGCACGTGCGCACCGCGTAG
- the rplU gene encoding 50S ribosomal protein L21: protein MYAIVTTGGKQYKVAKGDIIDVEKLDVQPGDKVKLDVILLNDGKKTVVDADALSKKKVTCEVVDQFKGEKVTVFKFKKRKRYHRTRGHRQNLTRLQVSNMPTTRSAAAKTASTEDAPAE, encoded by the coding sequence ATGTACGCAATCGTTACCACTGGTGGCAAGCAGTATAAGGTTGCCAAGGGCGACATCATTGATGTCGAGAAGCTCGACGTGCAGCCTGGCGACAAGGTCAAGCTTGACGTTATTCTGCTGAACGACGGCAAGAAGACCGTCGTTGACGCTGACGCCCTCTCCAAGAAGAAGGTTACCTGCGAGGTCGTCGACCAGTTCAAGGGCGAGAAGGTCACCGTCTTCAAGTTCAAGAAGCGCAAGCGCTACCACCGCACGAGGGGCCATCGCCAGAACCTCACCAGGCTCCAGGTGTCCAACATGCCGACCACCAGGTCCGCCGCTGCCAAGACGGCTTCCACCGAGGATGCCCCTGCGGAATAG